NNNNNNNNNNNNNNNNNNNNNNNNNNNNNNNNNNNNNNNNNNNNNNNNNNNNNNNNNNNNNNNNNNNNNNNNNNNNNNNNNNNNNNNNNNNNNNNNNNNNNNNNNNNNNNNNNNNNNNNNNNNNNNNNNNNNNNNNNNNNNNNNNNNNNNNNNNNNNNNNNNNNNNNNNNNNNNNNNNNNNNNNNNNNNNNNNNNNNNNNNNNNNNNNNNNNNNNNNNNNNNNNNNNNNNNNNNNNNNNNNNNNNNNNNNNNNNNNNNNNNNNNNNNNNNNNNNNNNNNNNNNNNNNNNNNNNNNNNNNNNNNNNNNNNNNNNNNNNNNNNNNNNNNNNNNNNNNNNNNNNNNNNNNNNNNNNNNNNNNNNNNNNNNNNNNNNNNNNNNNNNNNNNNNNNNNNNNNNNNNNNNNNNNNNNNNNNNNNNNNNNNNNNNNNNNNNNNNNNNNNNNNNNNNNNNNNNNNNNNNNNNNNNNNNNNNNNNNNNNNNNNNNNNNNNNNNNNNNNNNNNNNNNNNNNNNNNNNNNNNNNNNNNNNNNNNNNNNNNNNNNNNNNNNNNNNNNNNNNNNNNNNNNNNNNNNNNNNNNNNNNNNNNNNNNNNNNNNNNNNNNNNNNNNNNNNNNNNNNNNNNNNNNNNNNNNNNNNNNNNNNNNNNNNNNNNNNNNNNNNNNNNNNNNNNNNNNNNNNNNNNNNNNNNNNNNNNNNNNNNNNNNNNNNNNNNNNNNNNNNNNNNNNNNNNNNNNNNNNNNNNNNNNNNNNNNNNNNNNNNNNNNNNNNNNNNNNNNNNNNNNNNNNNNNNNNNNNNNNNNNNNNNNNNNNNNNNNNNNNNNNNNNNNNNNNNNNNNNNNNNNNNNNNNNNNNNNNNNNNNNNNNNNNNNNNNNNNNNNNNNNNNNNNNNNNNNNNNNNNNNNNNNNNNNNNNNNNNNNNNNNNNNNNNNNNNNNNNNNNNNNNNNNNNNNNNNNNNNNNNNNNNNNNNNNNNNNNNNNNNNNNNNNNNNNNNNNNNNNNNNNNNNNNNNNNNNNNNNNNNNNNNNNNNNNNNNNNNNNNNNNNNNNNNNNNNNNNNNNNNNNNNNNNNNNNNNNNNNNNNNNNNNNNNNNNNNNNNNNNNNNNNNNNNNNNNNNNNNNNNNNNNNNNNNNNNNNNNNNNNNNNNNNNNNNNNNNNNNNNNNNNNNNNNNNNNNNNNNNNNNNNNNNNNNNNNNNNNNNNNNNNNNNNNNNNNNNNNNNNNNNNNNNNNNNNNNNNNNNNNNNNNNNNNNNNNNNNNNNNNNNNNNNNNNNNNNNNNNNNNNNNNNNNNNNNNNNNNNNNNNNNNNNNNNNNNNNNNNNNNNNNNNNNNNNNNNNNNNNNNNNNNNNNNNNNNNNNNNNNNNNNNNNNNNNNNNNNNNNNNNNNNNNNNNNNNNNNNNNNNNNNNNNNNNNNNNNNNNNNNNNNNNNNNNNNNNNNNNNNNNNNNNNNNNNNNNNNNNNNNNNNNNNNNNNNNNNNNNNNNNNNNNNNNNNNNNNNNNNNNNNNNNNNNNNNNNNNNNNNNNNNNNNNNNNNNNNNNNNNNNNNNNNNNNNNNNNNNNNNNNNNNNNNNNNNNNNNNNNNNNNNNNNNNNNNNNNNNNNNNNNNNNNNNNNNNNNNNNNNNNNNNNNNNNNNNNNNNNNNNNNNNNNNNNNNNNNNNNNNNNNNNNNNNNNNNNNNNNNNNNNNNNNNNNNNNNNNNNNNNNNNNNNNNNNNNNNNNNNNNNNNNNNNNNNNNNNNNNNNNNNNNNNNNNNNNNNNNNNNNNNNNNNNNNNNNNNNNNNNNNNNNNNNNNNNNNNNNNNNNNNNNNNNNNNNNNNNNNNNNNNNNNNNNNNNNNNNNNNNNNNNNNNNNNNNNNNNNNNNNNNNNNNNNNNNNNNNNNNNNNNNNNNNNNNNNNNNNNNNNNNNNNNNNNNNNNNNNNNNNNNNNNNNNNNNNNNNNNNNNNNNNNNNNNNNNNNNNNNNNNNNNNNNNNNNNNNNNNNNNNNNNNNNNNNNNNNNNNNNNNNNNNNNNNNNNNNNNNNNNNNNNNNNNNNNNNNNNNNNNNNNNNNNNNNNNNNNNNNNNNNNNNNNNNNNNNNNNNNNNNNNNNNNNNNNNNNNNNNNNNNNNNNNNNNNNNNNNNNNNNNNNNNNNNNNNNNNNNNNNNNNNNNNNNNNNNNNNNNNNNNNNNNNNNNNNNNNNNNNNNNNNNNNNNNNNNNNNNNNNNNNNNNNNNNNNNNNNNNNNNNNNNNNNNNNNNNNNNNNNNNNNNNNNNNNNNNNNNNNNNNNNNNNNNNNNNNNNNNNNNNNNNNNNNNNNNNNNNNNNNNNNNNNNNNNNNNNNNNNNNNNNNNNNNNNNNNNNNNNNNNNNNNNNNNNNNNNNNNNNNNNNNNNNNNNNNNNNNNNNNNNNNNNNNNNNNNNNNNNNNNNNNNNNNNNNNNNNNNNNNNNNNNNNNNNNNNNNNNNNNNNNNNNNNNNNNNNNNNNNNNNNNNNNNNNNNNNNNNNNNNNNNNNNNNNNNNNNNNNNNNNNNNNNNNNNNNNNNNNNNNNNNNNNNNNNNNNNNNNNNNNNNNNNNNNNNNNNNNNNNNNNNNNNNNNNNNNNNNNNNNNNNNNNNNNNNNNNNNNNNNNNNNNNNNNNNNNNNNNNNNNNNNNNNNNNNNNNNNNNNNNNNNNNNNNNNNNNNNNNNNNNNNNNNNNNNNNNNNNNNNNNNNNNNNNNNNNNNNNNNNNNNNNNNNNNNNNNNNNNNNNNNNNNNNNNNNNNNNNNNNNNNNNNNNNNNNNNNNNNNNNNNNNNNNNNNNNNNNNNNNNNNNNNNNNNNNNNNNNNNNNNNNNNNNNNNNNNNNNNNNNNNNNNNNNNNNNNNNNNNNNNNNNNNNNNNNNNNNNNNNNNNNNNNNNNNNNNNNNNNNNNNNNNNNNNNNNNNNNNNNNNNNNNNNNNNNNNNNNNNNNNNNNNNNNNNNNNNNNNNNNNNNNNNNNNNNNNNNNNNNNNNNNNNNNNNNNNNNNNNNNNNNNNNNNNNNNNNNNNNNNNNNNNNNNNNNNNNNNNNNNNNNNNNNNNNNNNNNNNNNNNNNNNNNNNNNNNNNNNNNNNNNNNNNNNNNNNNNNNNNNNNNNNNNNNNNNNNNNNNNNNNNNNNNNNNNNNNNNNNNNNNNNNNNNNNNNNNNNNNNNNNNNNNNNNNNNNNNNNNNNNNNNNNNNNNNNNNNNNNNNNNNNNNNNNNNNNNNNNNNNNNNNNNNNNNNNNNNNNNNNNNNNNNNNNNNNNNNNNNNNNNNNNNNNNNNNNNNNNNNNNNNNNNNNNNNNNNNNNNNNNNNNNNNNNNNNNNNNNNNNNNNNNNNNNNNNNNNNNNNNNNNNNNNNNNNNNNNNNNNNNNNNNNNNNNNNNNNNNNNNNNNNNNNNNNNNNNNNNNNNNNNNNNNNNNNNNNNNNNNNNNNNNNNNNNNNNNNNNNNNNNNNNNNNNNNNNNNNNNNNNNNNNNNNNNNNNNNNNNNNNNNNNNNNNNNNNNNNNNNNNNNNNNNNNNNNNNNNNNNNNNNNNNNNNNNNNNNNNNNNNNNNNNNNNNNNNNNNNNNNNNNNNNNNNNNNNNNNNNNNNNNNNNNNNNNNNNNNNNNNNNNNNNNNNNNNNNNNNNNNNNNNNNNNNNNNNNNNNNNNNNNNNNNNNNNNNNNNNNNNNNNNNNNNNNNNNNNNNNNNNNNNNNNNNNNNNNNNNNNNNNNNNNNNNNNNNNNNNNNNNNNNNNNNNNNNNNNNNNNNNNNNNNNNNNNNNNNNNNNNNNNNNNNNNNNNNNNNNNNNNNNNNNNNNNNNNNNNNNNNNNNNNNNNNNNNNNNNNNNNNNNNNNNNNNNNNNNNNNNNNNNNNNNNNNNNNNNNNNNNNNNNNNNNNNNNNNNNNNNNNNNNNNNNNNNNNNNNNNNNNNNNNNNNNNNNNNNNNNNNagggggaggggaggaggaaggaagggggaggggaggaggaaggaaggggggggggaggggggaggggagggaggcagCAATGTCCTCGCGTAGTGTTGGCACGGAGAGAAGGTGAAAGGGGGTCACCACGGGGACAGAGCCTGTGGCCAGTTCACagtctcacccccccccccaataactGTGATACCAACCCTGGTAGAGAGCCAGCATGGGCCAGAGCCTTGACCTTTGTGTTGGATTTACTGTGGTTCTGCTGAAAATCTCCACCTGAGATTGAAGCTGCGGAAGTTACTGTTCATTGGTTCAGCATCAAACCAGGCAGTAGCTTTTCTGAGATTGACACGCTGCTGTGCTTGAGTTCCTGGTTGTCTTGCCCTATTTCCTACCAATTTCTATAGCTCTTGTTCTTCAGTcgtttttctgaactctttgacCCActagagggtggtgctgagttggaaggttgggactgtgtaaggtgggaggaggggaaatgggaaaactggtgaaatccacattaatcccgtgtggttggagagtcccaaggcggaagatggaCGTTCTTCCTCTAGGAGTCGGGTCATTAGGATTTGGTGATCACCTTcaactccaccttcatctacctattgcattatcagctaccttgccccccccccaaagattcacccccctcctatttatatctcaGCCCTCCTGGccctcattcctgacaaaggattgttgcccgaaacattggttctcctgctcctcgggtgctgcctgacctgctgtgcttttccagcatcacactcttcaactccgatctccagcatctgcagtcctcactttctcctaaaggagGTAGTGGGGGCTGGTacccttacaacatttaaatggcatctgggtgggtacacgaataggaacaGTTGAGCGGGATGTGGACTGAATATTGGCAAATGGACctaggttagtttaggatatctggtcaacggggacaagttggaccaaaggatctgtttccgtgctgtacatctctctgattctctcatggccttgaatatatttattgaAGGCCTCTGgaggtgaagaattccacagattcactgaatTCCcagagaggagaaattcctcctcatctcctctTGTTAAATATGTGAACCCTTGATTTGATGTTGTACTGCCTGATTGTGGACATCTTCCACGAGGGCCAGCAACCTTTCTGCATGTACCGTGTCAAGTCCCTTCCCAGGCCGTACAGgttcaacctcttctcataagaccatccctgcacatccagaatcaacccagtgactCTTCTGTGcattgtctccaatgccagtgtgTCCGTCAGTATTGGAATCCCATCTCCACAGTCCCTGGAACTGATaaaattcttttcttttcttcatcaAGCAGCCGAAGGGAGGCAAAGTTGGAACGAAAGGGAAGAAGCAGATTTTTGAAGAGAACAAGGAGACCTTGACGTTCTACTTGCGAATTATTCTGGGAGCGAATGTGAGTCGAATGGGTTTTGCATATCGGAGGGATGGACTTGAGGACTTAACATCTCATTACTGTCAGGACCACATAACTCTGGGATCAAGCTTGGGTAAATGTAATAAATCAAGGAACAGGGTCAAAAGACGGGAGAGTGAATTGTTAATGTGGAAAATGATCAGGTCAGAATGgccacaaagagagagaaaaggctAAGGGTGCACCAATCGGTTTTAGATGCTGCActaataaaataaaactgaaggcCTGTTTCTGAATGGTATAGTATTCATAACTAAATGAATGAATTGATCGTGTACACTTGAAGTGCATAAATATCATCTAGCCAGTGTTATGGAGATGTGCTGCAGGATGGCAAGGATTGTGTTCTGAATCTTAATGGATAGAGTCTTGAGAAGAATAGGAAGCCAGGGAAAGGGGGAGGAAAAACTCTGTTAATGAAAGATAATAATCGTGCATAAATTAGAGATGACCTTGGGCCACGAGGTCAGGAATGAGGTGAGGGAGAGTAGGGGAAGGTAGTCCATACTGGTCTACAAACCTCTGAACAGGAGCTAGAGCATTAGGGCAGTATACGTGAAGAAATATTGGGTGCTGGTGGTAAAGGGATGATGATAATTATGgtgggattttaatctacatatctAGACAAATCAGGTTGAGAGTGGTTGTCTCAGTGAGGAGTTTTACAAGAAGTTCttagagcagcaagttctggagctgtCCAGAGACCAGGCTGTACTCGGTGTTGTATAATGTGGCATGGTTAGTGAGCGGCCTCGGTGTATAAAGGGCACTATAGGTTTCAACAGTCATAATCTTGAATTTCACATGCAGTTTGAGAAGGATCAGGGCGGGTCTAAGACCAGTGTTTTAAACTAAATCATGGCAACTATGTGGCATGAAAGCTGAGTCAGCTGAAGGGGATTTGCGTTTTGGGTAAGGAGGTTGATCAGTAGTGACAGTGGCGGATACTTAAATGCTTTCctgctcttaaaaaaaattccaaggggAGGACCCACCATCCATGGTTATGAGAAGAAGCTGAAGGAAAAGCATATTaagcaatgatttggagacgccggcgttggactgggatggacaaagttaaaaatcacgcaacacctggttatagtcctccaggtttatttggaagctctagctttcggagcaacgctccttcatcaggtggttgatgaaggaccagtgctccgaaagctagagcttccaaataaacagtGGTGACAGAGCAGATGACTGGTCAGCACGTAAGGAGCAGCAGAGAATGATGAAATGGTTCATTAGGACAAAGCAATTAGAGCATGAGAGAACTGTCCAGAAACAGGGATAGCTAGAGTTTCTACAGgacaggaataaggaaagtgagTGGTTCTCTACAGAGTGAGATTAGGGAATTAATAGATAATGAGGGGATAATATAGTTTACTTCTACCTTCACTGTAGatgatggggggggtggggtgcggTTCACTCAATATAATTAAGATAACGGGAGATTAATATTTGttgagtaagggaatcaaaggttattgagaCCTTGTGAGATGAGCATGTAGAATTCAGGAcacaaacacatcagccatgaccttattgtgTGGCAgatcaggctcgaggggctgaacggcctacttgtAATTCATGAGTTCCCTTGTAGTCTGGACAAAACCAGTCCGACTGCCCGGGGAGCTGCCTGCCCGGCAGCCAGTGTGCTGAGTGGTCCGGATTGAATTTGGAGCACGTTCCACAGCCCCCTGGGAGGAGGTGGGAGAGCCTGCGTTCTGTTTTTGCTGTCTTGCTAATTGTTGCCTTGTCTCCTCCACAGGCCATTTACGGTGCAGTGAACCTCTTCCTGTTCTACAATTCGGTCACATTCTGGACCTGGGTAAGTCTGAAGGAATGGCAAGGTGGGTGGGGGAGCGAGTGTCATACAGTGTGGTGGGTGGATGAGAAGATGGGCATCATGCTAGAACCCCTGAATGAGCTCTGAATACTGTACCATTTTAGTGGAGGGAACCATCATGTGATGATGCTTGACATCCAGTAGCCTGGCATGAACGGTTAAATCAGTTTCCCTATAGACGGATGCTCAAAACTAAGAGGcatctttttaaggtgagaagagagagattaggaaaggacatgaagggcaatgttttcactcagtgggtggaatgaactgccagaggaagtggtagatgcaagtgcACTTCGAACAAATGAAACAGgttttgacaggtacatgaatagaaaaaggtttagagggtttgGAGcgaaacgcaggcaagtggggctaggtTAACTTGgggaacttggtcagcatggatgggttggactgaagggtctgtatccgcactgtatggctctgtgacttagtcatagagatgtacagcacggaaacagacccttcggtccaacccgtccatgccgaccagatatcccaacccaatctagtcccacctgccagcacccggcctgaAGATGGAGTTCCCAGCAAAGGGAATCATTAGGGAAGGAATAATGGTGCAAATGGAGGCAAGATTACCATTGGTGGTGGACAGGGTGTGGTTCATTTAGTCACTAATTGCTCAAGACAATTGCAGACTGAAGGATAGGTCATTGAGAATCTGAAAGTGCAGAGGTGAGTTACCTGGAGAGttctttttcatagaatccctgcagtgcagaaaaaaGGTAATTTGGCATTGAGTCCATACCCAccgtctgaaaagcatcccacccagatgcaccccattcctgtaaccctgcatttcccatgactaacccacctcgactgcacattcctggatactatgggcaatttcacatggccaattcatctagccagcacatatttggactgtgggaggaaaccggagcaccccgaggaaaccctcacagatacggtggggggagggggaggaaatgtgcaaactccacaaagacagtaactcgaggctggaatcgaacccaggtctgtggtgcaatgaggcagcagtgctagccacatgGCAGTCGAAAGGGAGTGGGGTTGAGAGGGAGGGAGATATAAGGAAGTTATTAGGGACTGCTTCTCTGTGGGAGTAGTAGGACCTTGAAATTGGCCATATATGGGGTAGCAGAGTTGAAATGGAAAGATGCCTGGTGGAAAGGAAGCTGAGAACAAGAGGAGCTGAGATGGTGGAGATTGCTGAGAATGAAAAGCAGCTCATGGCGTAGATTTTACAGCgagggggggaaagatttaaaagggaccgaagggacagcgttttcacgcagagggtgatgtgcgtGTGGAACCAGCTGCCAGAAATAATGGTGGAGAgtgctacaattacagcatttaaaaggcatctggatgaaactatgaatcggaaaggtttggaggatatgagccaaacgctggcaaaggagactagttcagttttggaatcctggtctgcatggacgagttatgccaaagggcctgttaaaCTGAGGGAGGAAAGTAGTGATGCAAAAAAGATTTCATACAGGAAATGAACAAACTCCGATCGCTCGCACTCTTGTGCGTGTCTCGCTTGCGCCCATTAAATACAGTCCTTTTGTTTTTGTAGGGGTTCTTGGCTTTTGCGTTTGTCGTTTACAGTTTCAGCTTCCGATGGATGCAAGGAATGGCACAGCCTGTGTTTTCTGAGGAGCGTGTCCTACTCGATGGAGGAATCGACCTGAACATGGAGCAGGGTATGGCAGAGTGAGTGTCCCCACTGATGCAGGTATCTGACCTGGCCCAGATAATTCCCGCAGTGTCTGACCATCTGAATCCCAACGTGTGTTCCCCCGACTGGTGACCCGTTTCTCGTGTTGTCAGCCATGTCTCCTTTAGAACCCCCCTCGCTGCACGAGCCTTGCAGTTCGAGGGTTGCATCCTACTCTGTGCTTGAGCGCAGACATCTGCCCTGTTGCTACAGTGCAGTCTGAAGGTGTGCTTCAATGCTGGAAGGGCTGAGACATTACATGGAGTCCCATCTCTCTGTTTGAGTGGATAGAAAAGAGCCCGTTGCACAATATTGCAGAGCACAGGATTTTATCCCCAGCAGACCGGTCCAATGTTAATCCTGAAGAGCAGATTATCATGTTCCTGTTTGAGTTGCTGCAGTTGGGTATATAAAACGCTATCCCGTATTCCCCATTCCTCtgtctctgctgcatctgctcccaggaggatcaattccacctcagaataCACCAGATAGCCGCCTCCTTCAATGACCAcagtttcccctcccatgtggtcaatgatgccctccagcgtatctcaTGCACTTCCTGTACCTCTGCCCtcgagccccacccctccaactgcaacaaggacaggaaacccccccccccccccctcagttgtcaccttccaccccaccgacCTCCAGATGCATCATGTtgtcctctgccattttcaccacctatggtcagaccccaccacgagagatatatttccctccccatctgtatccactttccataaagatcATTCCATCTGCAACTACCTGGTTAGATCCAtacccaccttcccctgccaccacaggaattgcaaaacctgcacccacgccacctccctcacctccatccaaggccccaaagaagccttccacatccatcaaagttttacctgcagatccactaatatcatttattgtatccgttggtCCCGATGCGGTTGGGGGGACTGGACGCCTCCTATCAGAgccctttagggaacatctccgggacacccgcaccaatcaaccacaccgccccgtggccgaacatttcaactccccctcccactctgccgaggacatgcaggtgctgggcctcctccaccgctactCCCTCACCACTtgacccctggaggaagaacacctcatcttttgcctcgGGACCCTTTAGcccccatgacatcaatgtggatttccccagtttcctcatttccccctccccccaccttatcccagttccaaccctccagctcagcaccgccctcatgacctgtcctacctgtccatcttccttcccacctatcccctccaccctctccagcttcttTCCAGCTTCTTTTTGTTTAGATACTAATCAGCTTCTCTATATCATTATCTGTTCCACTACCACCACTATATGCCTTGCCCACTTTGTCATCTCCTCTTCCCACTCTCTTGCAGATCTCCCCTTTGTGTGTTCTTTCCTCATTTTTTGATTCAAGCGTCTCGTGTTTCTAGCGTTTTTCCAGATCTGTTAGGAAGTCGTTGACATACTGCGCTTAAAATCTGAaaagactgcaggtgctgtaaatcagctgcaaaaacagaagtttctggaaagctcagcaggtctggcagcatctttgaagagaaatcaattaacgtttctggtccagtgaatcatgtctcacaaacttgagttttttgaagaagtaaccaagcggattgatgagggcggagcagtagatgtaatccatatggacttcagtaaggcgtttgacaaggctccccatgggagactgattagcaaggttagatctcacggaatacagggagaactagccatttggatacagaactggctcaaaggtagaagacagagggtggtgctggagggttgtttttcagactggaggcctgtgaccacaaggatcggtgctgggtccattagtttttgtcatttatataaaagatttggctgtgagcttaagaggtacagttagtaagtttgcagatgccaccaaaattggaggtgtagtggacagcaaagagggttacctcagattgcaacaggatctggacaagatgggccaatggactaagacgtggcagatgagttta
This genomic window from Chiloscyllium plagiosum isolate BGI_BamShark_2017 chromosome 17, ASM401019v2, whole genome shotgun sequence contains:
- the tmem208 gene encoding transmembrane protein 208, which produces FFIKQPKGGKVGTKGKKQIFEENKETLTFYLRIILGANAIYGAVNLFLFYNSVTFWTWGFLAFAFVVYSFSFRWMQGMAQPVFSEERVLLDGGIDLNMEQGMAEHLKDVILLTAILQVLSCISMYFWYLWLLAPGRALYLLWVNILGPWFTAEPPSNPEISEKKHRRQERRQMRKQQQ